A window of the Henckelia pumila isolate YLH828 chromosome 3, ASM3356847v2, whole genome shotgun sequence genome harbors these coding sequences:
- the LOC140891534 gene encoding peroxidase RIP1-like — MVSRSCLYIGALTMFSFVAIVISGPLDPNFYDKVCPQALPAIKRVVSEALRQERRMGASLLRLHFHDCFVNGCDGSILLDSTSSFTSEKFSLANNNSARGFEVVDRIKWEVDRVCGRSVVSCADILAVAARDSVVVLGGPDWKVPLGRRDSTTASITRADADIPAPFMTLPQLKDNFKKQGLDVKDLVVLSGGHTLGFSQCRAFRSRIYNDTNIDSGFARQLQVICPRVGGDSNLAPLDPTPALFDTKYFSYLTTRKGLLQSDQALFNGGETDSLVKEYSSDLDDFAEDFAQSMIKMGNIKPLTGNRGQIRSNCRRAN; from the exons atggTTTCACGTAGCTGCTTGTATATTGGGGCCTTGACTATGTTCtcatttgtagccattgtgATTTCGGGCCCTCTCGATCCAAATTTCTACGATAAAGTATGCCCACAGGCTCTGCCAGCCATCAAACGGGTCGTGTCCGAGGCTCTGCGCCAAGAAAGGCGCATGGGAGCTTCGTTGTTGCGTCTGCATTTTCACGACTGTTTTGTCAAT gGTTGCGATGGTTCCATTCTTTTGGACTCGACTTCAAGCTTCACTAGCGAGAAGTTTTCTTTGGCTAACAACAACTCGGCTAGAGGGTTTGAAGTGGTGGACAGAATCAAGTGGGAGGTGGATAGAGTTTGCGGGCGTTCGGTGGTGTCCTGTGCCGATATTTTGGCAGTCGCAGCTCGTGACTCAGTTGTTGTT CTAGGAGGGCCAGACTGGAAGGTACCGCTTGGAAGAAGAGATTCGACCACAGCAAGTATTACTAGAGCAGACGCAGATATCCCGGCACCATTCATGACTCTTCCTCAGTTGAAGGACAATTTCAAGAAACAAGGCCTGGACGTGAAAGACTTGGTGGTGCTCTCCGGTGGCCACACGTTGGGATTCTCTCAGTGCCGCGCCTTCAGAAGTCGCATTTACAACGACACAAACATCGATTCGGGCTTTGCGAGACAGCTACAGGTCATTTGTCCTCGTGTTGGAGGTGATTCCAACCTTGCTCCTTTGGATCCCACGCCTGCCCTTTTCGACACCAAATATTTTAGTTACTTGACCACGAGGAAGGGACTGTTGCAGTCGGATCAAGCGTTGTTTAACGGAGGTGAAACGGATTCTCTTGTGAAGGAGTACAGCTCGGACCTTGATGATTTTGCTGAGGACTTCGCGCAGTCGATGATCAAGATGGGTAATATCAAGCCACTGACGGGCAATCGAGGCCAGATTCGATCGAATTGCCGGAGGGCCAACTAA